From Dromaius novaehollandiae isolate bDroNov1 chromosome 15, bDroNov1.hap1, whole genome shotgun sequence, a single genomic window includes:
- the CCNG1 gene encoding cyclin-G1, translating into MIETLVSTEAQELLYQLAALLEQEQRCQPKASGLRLIESAHDNGLRMTARLRDFEVKDLLSLTQFFGFHTETFSLAVNFLDRFLSKMKVQPKHLGCVGLSCFYLAVKATEEERNIPLATDLIRISQYRFTVSDMMRMEKIILEKLSWKVKATTAFHFLQLYHSLIHENLSCERRKYLNFERLETQLKACHCRIMFSKAKPSVLALSIMALEIEEQKLLELTEALEFLQMHSKINSRDLTFWKELVLKCLTEYSSSKCSKPNVQKLKWIVSGRTARQLKHSYYRITHLPTIPETSS; encoded by the exons ATGATTGAAACCCTTGTGAGTACCGAAGCTCAGGAACTGCTGTACCAGCTCGCggcgctgctggagcaggagcagaggtGCCAGCCGAAGGCCTCGGGCCTGCGACTGATCGAGTCCGCTCACGACAACGGCCTCCGAATGACTGCCCGCCTGAGGGACTTTGAAGTGAAGGATCTCCTCAGCTTGACTCAGTTCTTCGGCTTCCATACGGAGACGTTTTCTCTAGCTGTGAATTTCTTAGACAGATTTTTGTCAAAAATGAAG gTACAGCCTAAACACTTGGGCTGTGTTGGACTCAGCTGTTTCTACTTGGCTGTGAAGGcaacagaagaagagagaaacattCCCTTAGCCACTGACTTAATTCGAATAAGCCAGTACAGATTCACTGTCTCTGATATGATGAGAATGGAAAAAATCATATTAGAGAAGCTGTCCTGGAAAGTCAAAGCTACAACAGCCTTCCATTTTCTACAGCTCTACCATTCACTCATTCATGAGAATTTAAGCTGTGAAAG GAGAAAGTATCTTAATTTTGAGAGACTTGAGACCCAGCTTAAGGCATGCCACTGCAGGATCATGTTTTCTAAAGCCAAG cctTCTGTCTTGGCACTGTCCATTATGGCACTAGAGATAGAAGAACAAAAACTACTGGAGTTGACAGAGGCATTGGAATTTCTGCAGATGCATTCCAAG ATAAACAGCAGAGATTTGACCTTCTGGAAGGAACTGGTGTTGAAGTGCCTTACAGAATATTCCTCGAGCAAGTGTTCCAAACCAAACGTccagaaattaaaatggattGTGTCTGGACGTACAGCACGGCAGCTTAAACATAGCTATTACAGAATAACACACCTTCCTACAATTCCAGAGACCAGCTCATAA
- the NUDCD2 gene encoding nudC domain-containing protein 2 has product MSAPFEERSGVVPCATPWGRWYQTLEEVFIEVRVPPGTRARDVRCSLRSRHVALAVGGEEVLQGKLFDSTIADEGTWTLEDRKLIRIVLTKTNRDAGNCWTSLLENEYAADPWVQDQMQRKLTLERFQRENPGFDFSGAEISGNYSKGGPDFSSLGK; this is encoded by the exons ATGTCGGCGCCGTTCGAGGAGCGGAGCGGGGTGGTGCCCTGCGCCACCCCCTGGGGCCGCTGGTACCAGACCCTGGAGGAGGTGTTCATCGAGGTGCGCGTGCCGCCGGGCACCCGCGCCCGCGACGTGCGCTGCAGTCTGCGGAGCCGCCACGTCGCCCTCGCCGTGGGGGGCGAGGAGGTGCTGCAG GGTAAACTTTTTGACTCTACAATAGCTGATGAAGGAACATGGACATTAG AGGACAGGAAATTGATACGAATTGTTCTAACAAAGACAAACCGAGATGCTGGAAATTGTTGGACGTCTCTGTTAGAAAATGAATATGCTGCTGATCCTTGGGTACAGGACCAGATGCAAAGGAAACTTACGCTGGAGCGATTCCAAAGAGAG AACCCTGgatttgacttcagtggggcagAAATTTCTGGAAATTACAGCAAAGGAGGACCAGACTTTTCTAGTCTTGGAAAGTAG